The nucleotide window ctttaaatccaaattaaatataaatataaaagacgaCTAAATAGTGAAAAACCCACGCCATGGCAAACCTAATCCTTTGTCATTGTTTCAAtctacttttctcttttttttcctcatgCCTCTCTGTTTCTCTAAAAAGTCGCTTTGTTGCACTTCGTGCATGCTTAACAACCCCAGGAAGAACGGCTCTCATTGCTCCTCCTGTGACCGTTTTTTCCATCTATCCTGTGCCGGAATACCTAAATTGGCCGCCGCTTCTCTGTCGAAGTGGTGTTGCCACTCTTGCCTTACCCAATCAAACTTGAGCCTGCACCCGGTTTTCTCATCCAAAGATTCACACTCTCAGCCCATCATTTCTTCCCCCTCGGTAAAAGATTTCCTCTTGGCGGTCGCACAAGCCAAGAGAAGCCGCTCGATCCCTATCAAAATCCCGAAGGCCGCACGTATCCTTGCCGGAGACTCTTTATCAAAAGTCATCGACAAAGCCATTACTTCCAATGACCCAGCCTCCTGGAATCATCTTTTCTGCTTTGGCGTCATGGCTCTCGGCCTCCGCAGAGAGGATTCCCCACCAAAATCGATTTCTAACCGTTCCAAGCATAACATCTCAGCCTACCTAAATCGCCCTGATGATGACTTTCCTGCCTGGCTGGGCGAAACAAAGCCCCAGTCAACGCATAAAGTTAAAAAATCCAGTCAAAGTAGCAACGTAGACTCAGAAGCCTAAGACATTTTGCGCCTGCGGAACAGGATCAACACTAAACTGATGGAGGGAAATGTTGCCAGCGCTGTCCGTGTTTTATCATCTGATGACTCAGTTCTTTCCATTACACCAAGTGTCCTCGCTGAGCTTAATGCAAAACATCCGAGCCCCCCCGCGGACCTTCGCTCTACTACTCTAAATTCCGATTACCCCGCAACCTATGCCCCCAAAGAAGATGTTCTAGATGCTATTAATTCCCTTGCAACAGGCAGCTGCGGGGGCATCGACGGACTACGCCCAGGGCATGTGAAAGATCTACTCTCAAGCCACACCTGCGAGGCCGGCGCTCGGCTCCTCGTCTCCATAACTGCTCTGACAAACATGATCATCCAGGCACAAATCCCCGAGTACGCTCGGGACCTCCTATTTTCTGCAAAAATCACCGCATTGAGGAAGAAGGAAGGCGGAATCCGCCCTATTGCTGTTGGTACATTTTTTCGCCGCCTAGCTTCCAAAGTAGCCTGTAGACAAGTTACCAAGTCTTTGGGTCAGGAACTACGCCCGTTTCAGTTGGGCGTCGGTGTCCGCGGCGGCTGTGAAGCTGCTGTCCATGCTGCGCAAGAAAGTTTATTTCCGCCTCGACGAAAGGCCGGATAACGCCTCTGTACTCGTGAAGCTAGACTTGACAAATGCCTTCAACAGTCTTCGTCGGGACTGTATTCTCGAAACTTGCTACCGCCGTGCTCCCTCAATGCCCGCTTGGTATCTATGGCTTACTCCAAGCCAAGCCTTCTTATTGCCGATGACCAAATCTACAACAGCAACGGTGTTCAACAGGGCGACCCACTTGGCCCGTTGCTTTTTGCCCTGACGATCGATCCTGTTGTTCGGAACATCTCATCTCGTTTCAATGTATGGTACCTGGACGACGCTACTATCGGAGGTCCGGTAGCTTCCGTCCTTAAAGATTTGGAAAATCTGATCCCCTCCCTTAATTCTCTTGGCCTATCCATCAATCCGCTCAAATCCGAAATTGCCAATATTGGCTTTACCCCAGAAGATTTTACCTCTGTATTTAATACGTTCTCGAATGTCCTTCCAAATATCCGCAGGACCTTGATCGAAAATTTGAAAATCTTAGGGTCCCCTATATCCAATCTGGGTGTTGAATCATCCCTATATGCTAAAACATCCTCGCTAGTGGCAATTTCTAACAAACTAGCAAAAATCGATTCCCATTCCGGCCTGTTTTTCCTACGCAATTGTTTTGCAATTCCAAAGCTTCTATTTATCCTCAGAAGTGCCCCATGTTTCTTTAACCTGAGGGCTCTCGAATCATTTGATTTTTCGCTTAAATCCAGCTTGGAGTCCATTTGCAATATTACCCTCGATGAGATCGGTTGGCAACAGGCCACCCTTCCTATAAGCCATGGCGGTATTGGTATCCGATCATCTGTCGACCTTTCTATCCCGGCGTACTTATCTTCAGTTAATGCGACCAACGATCTGGTCCAGGAGATTCTCCAATCCGTAACCGAATCATCTATGGACACAGAGTCGGTCGCCGCAGAAAGTCGCTGGCAAGGGATGTCTCTGGAAATCCCGGAGAATACACACGCTCAAGGCCAATGGGACCGGATCCTCTGCGACCACAAGATAAACAGCCTCAAGCCGAAACTCAATCAACATCGCTTGGCTTGCCTATTGGCCGCCTCGCAACCATATTCTGGTGCATGGCTTACAGCA belongs to Octopus sinensis unplaced genomic scaffold, ASM634580v1 Contig16242, whole genome shotgun sequence and includes:
- the LOC115230736 gene encoding uncharacterized protein LOC115230736 — protein: MAYSKPSLLIADDQIYNSNGVQQGDPLGPLLFALTIDPVVRNISSRFNVWYLDDATIGGPVASVLKDLENLIPSLNSLGLSINPLKSEIANIGFTPEDFTSVFNTFSNVLPNIRRTLIENLKILGSPISNLGVESSLYAKTSSLVAISNKLAKIDSHSGLFFLRNCFAIPKLLFILRSAPCFFNLRALESFDFSLKSSLESICNITLDEIGWQQATLPISHGGIGIRSSVDLSIPAYLSSVNATNDLVQEILQSVTESSMDTESVAAESRWQGMSLEIPENTHAQGQWDRILCDHKINSLKPKLNQHRLACLLAASQPYSGAWLTAIPMASIGTLMDNDCVRISVSLRLGLPICRTHQCRCGLRVDPFGHHPLSCSRSAGRFPRHAAINDTVSRALTKAGFPNELEPVGLDRGDGKRPDGMSIFPFEKGKCLIWDATCSDTFSAKNLIASAAEPGSVAKQAELTKHKKYRVLAKDHQFTAVAVETSGVIGPQTLSFLRRLGSKLVVATKDPNESIRLFQGISLAIMRGNCQSIRCAF